The nucleotide window ATCAAACAGGGGAACCTTTCCACCAAGGAACTCCATGAACTTCTCACTGCCCCTTATCTTCCAAGTAGTTCCAAGTGGTGGACGAACTTGATTAGGAGGGTTTTGAAGAGAAGGATAACGTCTCACTTAGGTCAAGTAAAGGGACTCTAACTTGTTTCTAAACTTCTCCCAAGGGAGGACCTTATCGGCTTTGAGTAACAAATCTTTTTCAGTTGAAATTGCCTTTACCATAATATTATCTCGTCCCATTTTCTTATTAATATTACTCATGAATAGCCATTTTAAACAACTTGGATAACGTCGCGTTTAGTTTCTCTCAATCAAGAGAATGTTTTTAAAAGCTAGTAATAATAAAGATATAATTGAAGATGTCGCTGGCTGAAGAGATTAAAAAGGTCCTAAAGGAGAATCCATCAATTATAGTGGACGCGCTCGCGCAGAGACCAGAAATTCTCTATGATGTATTAGTTAAGTTGATGCCATGGCAAGTTATAATTCGTGATATTGATGACCTAAAAAATCATACTCAAAAAATAGAAAAGGAGTTAGGGGAAGTAAAGGAGAGTCTGAAGAATTTTGTTACTAAGGAGGATGCTAAGAATTTCGCCACCAAGGACGACATAAAGAGGTTGGAAACTATCATTACTGGTTTAGGTGCGAGGTGGGGATTATTAAGTGAAGATGCGTTTAGGCAAGGCGTATATGAGATTATGAAATCTGAGGGAATTGTTGCTAAGAAGGAGCTCGTATACGATAAGACTGGTGAAGTATATGGCGAACCTTCTGATGTCGAATACGATTTAATGATAGAGGACGGAAACTTAGTAATGATAGAAATAACTTCAGCTATAAAAAGAGGAGATCTACCCGTAATTAGGAAGAAGAAGGAATTTTATGAGAGAAACAAAAACGTGAAGATATCTAAAGTAATAGTCATAACACCTTTTTTACACGATAAATATCCAGATAGGCTAAAAGCAATGGCAAAAGATATGGGAATAGAAATAATTAATCCTTAAACTATTGTGACAAAGGAAAAGCAAGCCTCGCCCCTTCTCGGTACTCCCAAAATCTATTTCCAGAAATAATCCACTTCGAAATATTATAGAAATTAAGCAATTAAAGTTTATAACTATCTGACAACTAGCTAAAATTTAAAGTAAAAATCTTACTAAATACTTCAATATTTATGTATTACTTAAGAAGCAGTACTATAATTCATGTTATTCACCTCATATTTTCTCATAAATTTTAGAAAAATTAGAAAGAAATACTTTAATTTTATAGAAATTCAGATAGAATCATTCCCTTTTGATATATTTTATCATATATAAGGAGGTCAGTTAGATCATATAACGTTCTTCTATTTATTTAAACATGGGGCTTATGCGACACTAGCGGAAGGGATTTTTCAACCCTAAATCCCCATGAAGATGGAAACTATTTCAGAATATACTCCTTAAATCTATTCACGTTTTCCGGATCATAAGATGGAATAACAACATCACATTCCCTCCTCATGTAATCGTAAGCATTTAAACACTCGTAGATATCCTCTGCAATACCAATTGGTATATTTTGTTCAAAATTATTCATAACAAAAGCTGAATCACTTATACACCATCTCTTTTTATCAAAATTGAACTTGACCAACATCGAGCTTCTATGATGACAACCAGTCCACTTAACCTCAATACCCTTAATTACTTCTTGATTTTCTACCAAAACAATCCTATTCCACGCTTCATCAAATAAATATTCCCTAGTTAATCTGGGTAAGTAGATGTCCCTATTTAAGAAAGGTGAAGGAGATGGAGTAACTACATCCTCATACCATCCCTTTTTAGAGAAGTATAGTTTAGCTTTTCTGAACATATGAATTCTTCCTATAGTGTAGTCTTGAACTGGAGTAATAATAATGTGAGAAATGTCATCAGTGGTTATGTTCAGTTTTGCTAGAGCATTTTCGATCTTCTCTACATGTTGAAATTTGCATCTGTCGCTCTTAGCCCATTCCTTCAGAAACTTATTCCTTAAGCTTAAGTCATCCGGTAATCCAGTATTAATTAGCACATATTGATCGTTTTCTGTCTTTATTAAAAAGGAGTAAAATGACAATCTATACCACTTGTCAAAATCTTTCATCCAGAAAACCTCTGCTCCAGGTACCTCTCCATGATCACCAACCTGTATTATCTTAAATAGAGAAACCATACCATTATATTCCTTCTGAACTTATTAATATACACTCATACGAGTTTGGATAATTTAGTCAATAATCAGTCCTAATTAATATTGAGAGGTATGATTACCATTTAGCAAAGAATCTAAGAAGAATGGGATAGATGGGAAATGGATATGATAGAAGATAAGACAAACCTTACCCTTTACGGTAGACCCAAAATGATCCCCTTGAAAATAAATCTGTAACATTATTAAGCGTTTTCTCTATTTTAATAAAATTATCCTTGATATTACTGTTATGAATAAAAGGATGAGTAAAAGTCTTCCCTCTTCACATCCTTGAATATGGTGAGGAGGAAGTAGAGAGCTATCATGAACATCAGCTTACGAAACGCTAACCTGGTTGAGCTTATGAACGGGAGAAACGACTTGATATTCCTATAGGAAGTCTCTATTGGGTTCACCTTGTTGTAAAGCCTAAACACCACATCCTTGGGTAGATCTAGGTTTGTGGCCCTAGCGAAGTACTCAATTCTTCCTCCTAATCCCTACCTTGAACAATTGACTTGAACTTCACCTGCTTTTACCTCCTATGTCTCTTGCTATTCTTCGCCTTCATCGAAATCGTTGTGGATTTTCAAGGTACCTACTGGGACTGCAACTTGAACTTGGAGATGAAGTTCAACACGTCTGCTGAGTAGAATCCCGCGTCAAGTGTTATCAAGTTTACTGAGATCTGTTCAATAAGTAGCTTGACTGTGTCGTCTTTTGTCATCCCTTTCTCTTGTTCGATGAATGCTAGTATTTTCCCGTTGTGTTTTGTCGTTGCAGTTGCGTAGTTCCATGAGTATCCATCTTCTGAGCTACCTAACCTCTCTATTGGTCTGGTACTTTATCGTGGTCCAATCTATTGATATGTTTACTTTCTTCACTGCTTTTAGCATTTCAAGGGATAGTTGTTTCACTCGTTTGAGTAATTTCTCGGCTACTTCTTCTTTCTCGGCGTAGTTTCTCACTGTTTGGCTTGAGGTCTTGAACATCTTTGACTTGTTCTCGATTGAGCCGTTCCACGGCTGTGACGAGTGTTTTGGCTACTTCTTCTCCCTTTCTTCCCTTAAAGTCTATCATGGAAAGTAATTTATACCCTATTTGCTGAATTTGGGTGGGGAAAGTTAAGTATTATTATTTGGAATTCACTCTTGGTAATACAGATCTCCTCACCTAAAATTTTTCCTTTCAATTTGTTGAATTCTTAACACTATAATTTACTCTATTATCCTTTATAAGCTGGATATTAATTAACTGATATTGTTTTTTTTTTTGTAAAAAGATTTTGGGTCTACCGATGAGGACGGGTTAGCTCACCTCTTACTTTCTTTAAACTAATCAGAAGTTTAAGGCGAATTCATGGCTAACTTAACGCCAATTTAAAAAAAGGTTTATAAAATCTATAAAGAAATATAAAATGATGAAAAGGAAATTTGATCTCAAAAAGGATGTAATAATAGCGTTAAATCCATTGCAGACAAGATACCAACTGTTCTCAGAAAGAGTATTTCAGCCTTTGTATAGTGCGACAAATGATGGAATTTATCGTATGGAGAGACTCAAAAGAACCGGAATCGGACTCGGGCTTACGCTAGCTGAACTTGGAGTAGGTGTTCTAATCATCTTTCTTGGTATCTTCATTTATTTCACTATTTATTTCACTTATCAATATATTTATATTCCTCCACTTGCCCATTATCCACTTGCCCCAGAAATAATAGTGTACGCAATTCCTTTTGCCATTCCTATTGGAATTTTTATTGGGATTATAGTTGCACTTGTTTTTGGAATTGTAAAGCTGGTAAAAATTATCAGAAAACTTTCAAGAAAAATAAATATAGCAGAAGGGGAACTAGTAGTTCCATGGGTCTCTGTAAGGAATATCGTAGTTACTAATGTAAGGCAGGAAAATATAGCCAACAGACCCAGTATTACTCTGAATATAATCTCGCCGGTTTACAAGGAAATAGGCGATTGGCATGTTCTAACAACGGACGGAAGAGACATAACAATACCTAACGTTGACGACCCATTTAATAAGCTAAATTATGTAAAAAACAGATTTAACTTGACATTCTAAAAATTTTTTACATGTACGTCGTTGGACTTCCGCTTGGAGGGTTTCTGGAGGTGTTGATGGGGTAGTATATTGTTTGGACACTCAATCCCTCCTACTTGAAAGCTCTGATCGTATATTCCCCAGGGGTTTGGGCTTCATGGGATTTCATGATATTTAATATCAACCCTCAGCCCTTGGGCTTCACCGAAGTCGCGGACGTTCATCCTTCTCCGCCCCATTAGCGGAATAACCCCAACCCACACCCGCGCTATTTCACGGATGTGAGGGAATCCGCACATCTTGAGATAAATATTCAGTGAAGCATTCAATTGCCTATCTAACTTGAACCCGCACCTCTCACACTCAAAGGTCTTACCAACCTTTCGGGATACAAACCTACATCTGGGGCAAGACCTCGAGGTGAGGTACGGGTTCACTTCCTTAACGAAAGAACCGTAAAGCGGAGCCTTGTACTTCAACACTCTGTGTATACTCCTCCAAACAGT belongs to Saccharolobus solfataricus and includes:
- a CDS encoding PD-(D/E)XK nuclease family protein, producing MSLAEEIKKVLKENPSIIVDALAQRPEILYDVLVKLMPWQVIIRDIDDLKNHTQKIEKELGEVKESLKNFVTKEDAKNFATKDDIKRLETIITGLGARWGLLSEDAFRQGVYEIMKSEGIVAKKELVYDKTGEVYGEPSDVEYDLMIEDGNLVMIEITSAIKRGDLPVIRKKKEFYERNKNVKISKVIVITPFLHDKYPDRLKAMAKDMGIEIINP